TGGCGACAATGTTATACAGATACGCTTTAGTATATCAGAGTAGCCAGTAAAAATGTATGCAAACAACATGTTTTAGATGGTTTTCAATACATATTCAGTAAGTTACgtattcatttttgtaattgaAAGGTTGATGTTATCAGTACATCAGCATCTATGTTAATAAACTAGAAATTTTGATAAACTTGATGGAAAAGCGTGTAAATTGTGTAATGATAAAAGAATGTTATTGTTGACGTCAGCGAGACGTGACGTCGAACAAGTTGTCGGGCGGTCAGAAGCGTCGTCTGTCTGTGGGCGCGGCGATGTGCGGCTCATCGCGGGTCGTTCTACTCGATGAGCCCACGTCCGGCCTCGACCCAGCCGCCCGCCGCGCACTCTGGGACCTGCTGCAGAAGGAGAAGAAAGGTCAGCCTCACAACACAAACCCTTTtcttagtacaaaaatattcgGGCTTGAGCAGTCAGTAATTCACCCACCCGCCAATGAACCACTCATTACCCTTGAAGCCTTGATAGATGATGATGATTGCGAGATTTTGTCGGAAACAATACTTTGTTTATTGACATACATTACTGTTATAATATCATCCAAAACATTCGTCACGGTAAAATGAAttcaatttaacaatatttaagtaatcATCAGTCCTGATTAATTTGTAGGAAatgattatttgtatgttaaCATAACTTATTTTTCCAAAAACATGGGCACatacgaaataattatttgaaaacaatcgCGATACATTGTAGACCCTTGTATGGGAGGAACCTTGTATAAATAGGAGAGTTAATAGTCGATATCACgtagtagtaatagtagtagTTACAAATTAATATGTCGATATCACGACAAGGGCAATTACGTAAATGATTGAACTAGGGGTAGAGACTAGACATGAACTATAATTTTGTCCAATAAAATTGCTGCTGTGAACAAGCTAAGCTATGTGcctattttaaaagttaatagtCGTAAATCACTGTCTTTAACGGGTAGACAGACTACGTTATTCAAAGAAATGTATTCTTTCAATTGAAATGATTGATTCGcttgaaaaatgttattgtaatgtgactttataatttcatttgaaaaaagtaatttcgGATATTTACATTTCTGTTAGTAAAGTTGTTAAACAACGCTTACTTAAGTatactatttaactaaaaaaatgtattaaaaccaAAACAGCAAACTACCTTTATTAATGTACTTTTCCGTATTTGAACATAATGATTGCCGATTCTATATTCCCTACTGTTTATCATAAGTCACGCGAGAAGGCTAGCGCGAAAACCGGTTATTATAGTAATTGTAGCAATGACCTAGCAGTCTGCTGCTACGTACGGAATAGATACTCCACTTTTACAATCTGTTGAAACTCTCACAAAATCGTCTTACTGCATCTCAAATgctagtttatatttattttaattaaatggatGACAAatcaaaaggaaaataaaaactgGTATATGCTATTGTTAAAAAGATATAGAATCCCATTTGACCGCCCATTTcactattaataaaacaaaaacgcagacgtgattttttataagaaaatgataGTATCACAGACACTTTACAATAACGGATATCAACATGACGGGCAGTTCAAATcagaaaaatgtttataaaagtctaattgtataatatcttttatttagGTCGCACGATGATACTGACTACCCATTTTATGGACGAGGCAGATGTGTTAGGCGATCGTATTGCTATTATGTCTGGGGGTCGCCTTCAGTGTGTCGGCACGCCTTACTTCCTGAAGAAACATTATGGCATTGGATACAAGCTCACTATTGTGAAAGCAGATAACTGCGTCGTGGATGACGTCACTAAATTCTTCAAAGCTTATGTTCCCGACATCAAAGAAAACACTAACATAGGTGAGTCTGACTGAAAAGTGACTATTGCAATACGATTTCAACCTTAAATCATAAGCTATAAGATAGAATTCCGATTGTTCATGTTGAATTAAGACGCGTGCAACTAATATTGCATAATTTACGTCCGTAACTTTAAATTGCCTATCTTATTTCTCTCAGAGGTCATTGACTGgattgtaatttataatttgtgaAGGTTGTGTATAATTTGTTGTCTTGCCGTTTACGTGTAATTTCGTAAAGCGTATGCTTGCTTTCAGGTTCCGAACTGACGTACATATTGCCGAATGATAACGTTAGTAAATTTCCCGAAATGCTCAAAGAATTTGAAGCGAAGAAAGAATCGTTACACGTGTCTAGTTATGGGTTATCAGTAACTAGTTTAGAAGAAGTTTTTATGAAGTAAGTATATCCATTCATGAAGAGAAATGTATAGTACCTATAATCTCTtcttaatataattgaaaatatgtaCTGTGCTTCTTTAGGGCAGGTGCAGAAGACACCGAAGCGGCGTCGGCTAAACAAAATAACCACACTGCTGCAGAACGCCCGTACGCCGACACAGCTGTAGTCCCGATGGCTTGTAATGCAAACCATCTGAGTAAGTAATATCTCCTATTAATAATGAAAGCTAATAGGTATATACTGATTATAACAAAAACGTACCCACGTCTTAAATCACATTTCACTCAAAATTCTTGATATTAAGTTTTTTAGATActaaaaatagctttatttttgcttacatttaaaatgtcccGTTTACCTTGAACTTTTATACAGCTTATTAAACTGGCTAAATTTTGCAGTGGACAACGAACCGATACAAAAAGTGCGAGGATTCAAACTTTTGAAGAATCATATAAAGGCCATGTTTTTAAAGTTGGCTTACAACAGTATGACGAACAAACTCACTGCATTGATACAGTTTGTGACACcgattataaatataacaatatctgTGATTATATCGAGATCATGGAAGTTCTTGTCACAACTACCGCCATTGACGCTCAGCTTAGAGAGTGGATTTCCGACCACGCAGACCCTACTGTCACAGGACGGCTTAGCTGATGGTAGTATAGAAGCGAAAACGATGAACGCGTACAAAAGTTACTTTAAGAGTTCTACGTACCCCCATATGGCACTCACAGATATAGGAACGTCGGATTTGGGAAAATTCTACTTGAAATTGGTAAGAAAATAAGAACATTcctatttataaactttacttTCAAAAGTTGCGAATTtagtaaaagtatattttgtttttaaccgGTTTTTTATATGCTTTAATAAGCTTAACGTCATATGATTGACGTAGAGTATATAATGGCAACAACCCTGAATTAGAATGACAAAACATCACAAAAAGTTACATCATATTTGcattaatgttttattcataaactaGTTTCTCTGACTTATTCATTTATCATTCACGTACTTAAGAAAATTAAGTTGCATTTAACCCTGAAACGAGACATGACTTATTGATCGTTCCTTTTAAATGACAAATCAATAAAGTAGACTTTTATTATGTCAGTACTTATCGAGTGTCATCAAGGTACTATCTATTGATCTTAGTAATTGTTCAATGTCTAGTTAACGACCTATCCTTCAATTAACATGATAGATTGGAACAGTTCTACTTtccgattatttttttttaatccaattatagtaaaatttattaaaaaaagtaaaaaaatgtatcgttaatttttgcatatttaattatgtCGAACCGATTATCTGAACTATCTACGTAAAAAGCAATAgcatattatgtacctacctataatttAGAAGCAATCTAATGTTAGCGAGATCTTGAACTGCCACTAACTTCTAACGCAAGCCTTAGAATAGTTAACAGGATAGCAAAACAGAGGAATACATATTGAAATACTTCATGTTATTTGTTCAGAGTGATTCGGATCTCCAGCGAGTTCGTTACGAGGTGCTAACAGGAGCCACATTCGGTAGCCGCAATATCACAGCTTGGTACAGCAACTACGGGTACCACGACTCGGCGATATCTCTCGCTATGGTCAACAACGCCATACTCGGCGCACTCTCGCCCGGTAGCACGCTACGAATCATCAACCACCCACTACCATATTCTATTGAAAATCTTGTAAGTATATTATCAAACTACATTAGTCTACATTTAATCTGTCGTTTTTTAAGTCATATCTCAAAAGCATTTATTCAGtattctaaaaacaaaaaataaattgcttcaCAAAAAACAAAGTAGGTTAATCAAACGACCTCACGAAATGAACTGATAGATTGAGGTCGCCTGGATTTCTATCAATTAATGCTATTAATGAGAATTCATTACGTATTGATTTATTAcacatactatttttataataccgggaaaatatttttgtaccattttatttagaactagctgacccgcgcaacttcgcttgcgtcacataagagagaatgggtcaaatttttccccgtttttgtagcattttttactggtactctactcctactggtcgtagcgtgatgatatatagcctataaccttcctcgataaatgggctatctaacactggaagaatttttcaaatcggaccagtagtttctgagattagcgcgttcaaacatacaaacaaacaaactcttcagctttataatattagtatagatgctaCAAATAAGCCCTCAAAGTGTCTCACTTTTTTAGACCATCAAAATTTTCGGTACtggatataaaaatacatcttaTCTTTAGGTCAAAGTGATGGCAACTGGAAGTAGCATGGGATTTCAATTCGCGTTCAACATTGGATTTTGTCTGGCGTTCGTCACTGCTTTCCTTGTACTGTTCGTCATAAAGGTAAGTTACTCAATAATTATGACCATAACAAAGTTGAACTTAATAGTATTGCCTATTATTTACTGCAGGAAAATCACTACGGGAAACCAGCGTAATCTTTACAACTGATTCATAATTATGGATAATTATCCAATAAACAATACATTGTACAACTGAATATATGAGAAATAAACATTTGActaattttgctttatttagTCGTACTGATTTCCTGTTTCtgcaatgtttaataaaaacgaCTAATAGTGGTTCGTTTTCCTTAAATTAGCAATAAACATAAGTAAtactattttgatattaaaaagtaatcGGTACACTGCCGTCTTAAAATATCCGTATTAAATTCAAACTAAAGTAACAACGCTTTGCTgctataaagtatttttttttgtataccaGGAGCGTATAAGCGGCGCGAAGCTCTTACAGCGCGTGTCGGGAGTGCGGCCTGCTGTTATGTGGGTGTCGGCGCTGGTGTGGGACTGGCTGTGGCTGTTCCTCATCTACCTGTGCATTATCGTCACTCTCGCATGCTTCCAGGAGGCCACGCTATCAACGCCCGCTGAGTTAGGTGAGATTTCTCAATATATTTAAGTCTGTAGGCACCATAGCCATACAACCCTCTCATATATTTGCACAAAGCCGTTGAAACTTTATGTAGGGGTACATCTCTATATGGCTATTTAGCACTAGGTAAGTTTTTCCTTCAATTTTTATTGCGTGAGTTAAGTATCTGATCGTTCTTGTTATAGGTCGAGTGTTACTAGTCTTGATGGTATTCTCGTTGGCGATGATACCGATACATTATCTCGCGTCGTTCTATTTCGAAGCTGCAGCCACCGGGTTTTCAAAAATGTGCTTCATGAACATTTTCACCGGTAAGTAAATATACTACAAAGTGCAttcatttataaacaaatatatttgaagaCACATTGTAAAGCTTATTTGGATTTTATTTGTCATACAATAAGCCATGTATTTAATAGTCCGGATTGATTCATGGtacttattcaaaattttaaaacaaacccATTTTCTATTTTATCAGGTTGCATGCCATTTTTAATCACCGAATTATTGAGATTACCAGAAGTAGGCAGTCCGTTTTACGCTCACCTGTTCGACTGGATTTTTTCTCCGTTGCCTATTTACTGCATCAGTAGAAGTTTcaggtaataatatttattcatttgtacaTTATAGAAACAACACTTCACAAGTATCATGAATGGCACAGGCTTATAACGGGTTGGATTTGGACATAATTATACATGTAAATATCATTGATACATGCAAACGCTAGTTTGTTGAAAAGGATAACACAATCCGATAACATCAGTAGAAGCGCTTGCACGAAGCGAGCACGCTTTCCAACCTCAACCCATGTAAAGCTTTAACCATAAATACTGACTGGTTTGCCCACAGCCCACAacactgattatattatttttgacacGTGTGTATTTCGTGTCATCCTGATATTGTTGAAGAAACCAAGCATTCAGAACTTTATCTATTTGTATCTGTGTCTTTTTATTGCGCTCGTGCATATGCGTATACGTTCGTATCGTATGAACTTATACGCATCAATAAACGTAACGTATAAATTGCCATCACTGTGTTGTATTTGTAATCTGTACTtattatttgaagtttttttaccaatagatgtgttttaaattaattaatttactaggGACATGAGTGTGTCTTCGTTTTCGTTGCTGGCCTGCGACGCTCTCTGCGATCAACTGAACATCGACAACTGCACGCGCCTCACCATCTGCCATAAGCTCAACCTCTCCGTGTGTTGTAGTAAGTGAGTCTTATCACTGTGTGTTAAGTAGTTGTTAGTCAACTCTATTTTCTAGTTCTTAAAGTAGATTTTGGCTTGCGTGTGCATTACTTTCTCTTGTGTTCTTTCAATTATAAAGATGCATTTAGGCTCTTGATTTTGCTTAGCTATGATTGTCTGCTCGTATTTGACCGTTTTGCGTGTATCTTAAAGCATGTTGACACTTAGAATATTAGTGTAATAATGAAATCTAATGCGACCTACACTCACTACCTGAAGGAAAAATCATTCGTCAATCTATATGTGACTGTGCAATCAAACATTAGAACGTCAAATATCACAAAGTTTtgatcaataaattttaaataatcgataaattttaacacatttcgATAAATCTTTAACCTACACAGGTAGGGTAAAGATTTGTCGACAATTAAGTTACTGTCAATTTTGTAGACTGTCGTAGTTAGTTGTTATAGTGTTTCTGTGGATAATATGTGCCGAAAATTGTATTATGAATGTTCTTTTTCAGTCGAAGACGATCCATTTATGATGTGGAGCGAACCAGGTATCGGCAGATACCTGTTTATGATGAGCGCCGTTGGAATAACAGCATTCACTATTCTCCTGATTAAAGAATACGAACTTTTGAATAAGGTAAATACAAAAAAGACTTTAAGCGTGTGTCTGAATATCTGCGGCATAAACAACTTTTGTTACTATTGTTGCCATCATCAGGTCACTCACCTATAATTACCTTAACCACTACAAAATGATTTACAGTTATTCGCTGGGccataaattatcaaaatagttggcaatattttaaaatggtttgatTTACTTACGCTTCATACAGGAAAGTATTTACAACTGTCTCAATTCATAGCtcatgaaatattataatactagctgacccgcgcaacttcgcttgcgtcacataagagagaatggttcagaattttccacgtttttgtaccactttttactgttactctgctcctattggtcgtagcgtgatgatataaaatatgttttttttcacgaaaaatattctcaaaattatttatatctcttaatataacaaagtcgcgctaaggcatatccgccattaaaacagttgccatgacaacggaattttgttatttcaatgtcattataatattgactattcgcgacttagttcgccacttgaattttcccgggaaatgcgtcattttcccgggataaaaagtagcctatgtcctttctcgggtatcaaaatatctccctaccaaatttcatgcaaattggttcagtagtttaggcgtgattgagtagcagacagacagacagagttactttcgcatttataatattagtatggattaaattATGTTGTATACCTACTCTCCAAAACTTGAGTTTtccaaacattaaaaatatctcaTGCAATATCTCATAAGCCTTATTATAAAGAATCATGTTATTTATATCGTGTCAGGTATTCTACTCATCAAGCCAGCAGCCGGCGAAGGCGTTATCAGAGGAAGACAGTGACGTGGCAGCGGAGAGAGCCGCTGTACAATCACTCACTCGACCACAGTTCGCGCATCACAGCCTCGTGTGCCGAGACCTCACTAAGTTCTATAAGGAATTCCTTGCGGTCAATAGACTTACTTTCGGTAAGTTATATCAATGACCACACAAAATGAGAACTATGAACACGTAATGTGTTGGTTACATTTAGTTTGAAGTATCCACAGATAAATTAGTACCAAAATAGTTAACACTTCGTATCCTGACGTAACTTCGTATacaatacaaaagtaaaaaactgccttgtataatataaactagtaaagttaaataaaagtctAAGCTTAACTCTAAAATATGCAGAAACAATATCATACGTGGTAAATTGgatttatttgtcaataatataatacagtaaaatgcaaaataaaggTTTCTTATCGTATCTTTTCCGCTATAGCCGTGAACAAAGCGGAGTGCTTCGGGCTGCTGGGCATCAACGGCGCGGGCAAGACCAGCACGTTCCGCATGCTGACGGGCGACGCGCACATCTCCGCCGGCGACGCATTCGTGCACGGGCTCTCCATCAAGACGCACATACAGGACGTCTACAGGCACATAGGTATAACGATAGATAGTCGTCTAAATCTCTTTCAATATCGATTAATAAGGGATCGTCATTTACATCTTTTTcaatatctattattttgtacGATGTATGAAAGGAAACTGATTTTCTtggaaaaatgtattaaagtaCACCACGGTATGTTTAGCACACCACGTTAACGCCATTTTAGGCTTTTAACTAGCACTGAGCATGCTTTGCGAGTAATACGGAAAAGGACAGCGTAGACATATCTAAACAACAGTAACTTAAGGCGCTTTTTAGCACTGTTTAGCGTCCGTTTAATACCAAAAACCTGTTACTTCTACATCATTTTAAAAGGGTTACGAGAgatgtttagttattttaaacgtGTTTTTGTGTGCCCTACAGGCTATTGCCCGCAGTTCGACGCTCTATTCGACAATCTGACCGGTCGCGAGACATTGCGCATCTTCTGTCTGCTGCGTGGTATCCCAGCGCGTGTGGGCAATGCTCGAGCACTACATCTGGCGACGCAGCTCGGATTCATGAGGCATTATGATAAAAAGGTACCGTTGAAACTGATTAAgaaatttttattatgattattcgAGTATAACAACCATggtcaataaaatgaataatgattGTTATAGGTACACGAATGCAGTGGtggaacaaaaagaaaaatcagTACCGCAGTCGCATTACTGGGAGACTCTCCACTCGTATTTCTTGATGAACCCACTACAGGTAACGTAATCTATTGCTTAATAGCAGACTCGACTTAAACAGACTGATAGGCTTCCTTTGACCTATCGTAGAGGCACTAATATTCTCGATCTTGTGCTGCTTAGCCCCTGTTTCACCATATTctgatagttattttatatattatctgtcactttatctatcagataaatTATCTAACACATTCATAAGCCTTGAAACTGGCGTTtagcaaaatattaaattttttctgTCAGGCATGGACCCAGCGTCAAAACGTCTCGTATGGTCAGCAATTAGCGAGGCAGTGTTGTCTGGTCGAAGCATAGTGCTGACGTCACACAGTATGGAGGAGTGCGAGGCGCTGTGCTCACGACTCACCGTCATGGTCGCAGGAAGACTGCACTGTCTTGGACCATTGCAGCACTTGAAGAGCAAGTTCTCGCAAGGTAACATAGACTTTACtgcttttaatttgtttatttgatcACAATAATCAAAAGTAGTTTAACAGATgtcgttttgttttcaatatcaATGATTAATTGTAATGAGAATTTGTGATTTCTATCGGTTCATACCCTAGTTCAATACAAGCGTATATGACCGTATACCTGGCGTATACGGCCTTATGATGTGCACGTATGCGTGCACGCACGGCATagataataacaaattaagGAAACGAACCTCGGGCATATAAATGAAATTTATGAAACGTATTGTAtccaaatttttatttacaggttACACTTTAATCATAAAATGTAGTGCCGGACCAGAGAGAGATACGAATGTAAACAACATAGATCGTTACGTTACCCGTAATTTTACTGAGGCAAGGCTCATgtgagtattttattattttactaaaattcatatttatccAATGATGTCACTCAAAGTTACCCAAAAATACTTGGTTCTTAGTCCGTTTTATAACTACATATTGTTACTTTCTCAGTGAAACATACCTCGGTATCAGCACTTACTACCTCAACGACGTGGGTCTGCCGTGGTGGCGCGTGTTCCACATCATGGAAGAGGCTCGCTCACAGTTCCCCATTGAAGACTACTCCGTCTCGCAAACCACTCTCGAACAAGTATTCCTTAGATTCACCAGAATACACGGAAACAATGAAGTTTGAAACGGCTCTACTTAGTCAAGGTATTTATATGTAACTTTAGTGTCAGGGTAATGTACGTGACAATCCGCGGATATACGAATTTCTAATGGATCAATACATAGAATGAATCTGAATTTAGTATCTTCTATCACCATGTAACTGGTGCTTTATATGTTGTAAGTAAGGACTAAACTAATTGTAACTGGAATAGTAATCTCTGTTCAATCATGGATCGGATCTCAATAGATATTTGATATAAATTCTACGTTGTACTAAGAAACTCCTGAACTTTAGTAGCAGTTTTCTAAACCAAACTTTGCTTATACGTCTTTATTGGCGAAAGGCTCGAATCCTACTTTCTATAAACCAATATAACTCCTTCCTGTTTAAGTAATAAGATTCAGAAATTTTGAAGTGTTAGCCGTAATGTACTCGTATTAAACTGTTTTCAGACTTGGTGTATTAAAGTACTTAACTAAAGATTTGCTGTCGCCCCGAACAGTCGAGACTGTGTAAATTATTCTCTCACTTATATACTTGTACttattttagcaataaataGTATGTTCTAAGTAAACTACCGCGCTACAAACTAAATGTTCAATGCGTTACATGTAATCTATATTTACGACCGTTTTCTATCGTTACATGTTGTTGTTGATGTATTTGGTATCTGTACCCAGTTCATAGAAGTAAATGTATGGAATGCTATAGTATTAAGACACCTTTACACACATCCCTGAAAGAAAATTATTAGCTGCGAAAAGATAGTGTacgtattttgtttaatttccaTTCATATTAAAGACCGTTCTAACGTGTGAAAGTGCGTGCACATACGCGCCTGAACtgaaatttcatattattatatgcttgTTCAAAATACAAACACCTATTTATTTGTGGCCAGAGTCATGCAAATCTAGTTAATTGCACTGAAAACTTAATCCGCTTGGCAACGTTTAATTGGACAACTTGACAATCTCTTAAAATacagattatatttatttacttgagtCTATGAGCAATCAAACTCGAATATATCATAACAGCACCATTCcataaaatatgttgttttaaagtATCCCTAAAGATCTGATTACCCAGAACAATACAATCTCGATATTCTAACACAGATTatatatatgtaattatgtaattttattataagttaaagTATTGAGTACACGCTAGAGTCTAGcaataacttattaaaataccGCCTTTTAAACAATGAAGCGACTATGTAcacgaaatatttagtttaaataatttgcATTTTGAGTATCAAATactatcttaataataattataacgtaTTGTAttctaaatgtatgtatttgtgcCTACTCAGTACTTATTTAAGTGATATAATTAAATGGTGCTTGTCCTTTTAGGATTGTTATTTGGTCGACTAACACTATTTTCTTCGCTAAAGAagaatttaaaatgataaatttacaaaattgctttgttattatatacttaatgaAAATGGTAGATTGTTtgctaattaatttaagtttttaccAAAGTTATTTGCAGGTGCTGTGGTTTTATAATGAACATTGTAgtgatatattgttatatttttgtcattatttttaactatataaagtataatttaatatcgtGTAGAGCACACTCGTAGAATTAAACGGAGTACAACAGAATATTTTTACCAATATATATTGTGAAGGTAtagttatgtattatttttatttaatctgcgATAAAATTATGACTATATTCGTATTCATGATACATTTAATCAAATGTACTGTACAATGTGTGAATTTGTGTGATATGATTTGTGATTTATCGTTTGTATTAATATTGCCATTAgcaaaatatctatttatgataatagcgaaatattttaatttaagaaaatgcCCAATACGACTACACACCTAcatcacattatttatttgcaagttATGTATGTGTAGCTAATATGTTCCTATTTTGGCTGAAGCAATGTAATGTACGTACACGGGCtagtttaatttgtattataggTATCCGTAACTCAAAACGTAGCACTTTGTCATACACATGTCCGCCTACAGATTTCcgtaaagttataatttaattatatctcattaagatacttttttatgaaactaCTCAAATAGAAATATATCTACTTATAATAATCATGTGTAACCGACAAGCTGTCTATAAATGTTATTGTGATGTTGAGTTTTTACGGTACCCTCTCCGCGTGAGACGTTGAGCTCACGTTTACCGACTAATTTAGTACAATTACCTCTGTAATATGAAGTATTATTAAAGATCTATACAATATGCTACTACGTATTTTGCAATGGAGAACATTACTATCATTGAGGATAAGTATAATGATAACCAGTGAATAATCATTTAAGCAATATTTTGCCTAAATAATCGATCGGTTTAAGGTTGAAAGCTTTCATTTAGTCAAAC
Above is a genomic segment from Anticarsia gemmatalis isolate Benzon Research Colony breed Stoneville strain chromosome 8, ilAntGemm2 primary, whole genome shotgun sequence containing:
- the Abca3 gene encoding ATP binding cassette subfamily A member 3; this translates as MSSFDKLKLLIWKNFLLQRRHKWQTIFEIASPVIFSLFLILTRCLVDPKSKPDINYPHFLPTYFNMSGRNLGNLTTAKSGTLAFSPENPLTRNVTRNAITMVADDNFSILFSLLFDSDFLPQPKGYKNAQEMELALTQPNAMNQILVGIQFDDSMANATKWPDDIAVTLRFPAVMRTPMVEHPLRASWRTNLLYPLFPRPGPRDPDDMYGGKTPGYSPEMFLAVQHAISQEIIKQKSGKPIETKVYLQRLPQRAYREDQLLVALERFISMIIMLCFAYSFVNTVRVVTSEKELQLKETMTIMGLPSWLHWLAWFIKQFSFLTISVILIVILFKIPFNKTEVGDRYSVLTFTPWSVLLFFMMLFVIASLAFSFMVSVFFSRANTAASFMGLAWFSTYSVFMLTQVLYEDISLTTKLLLSLISNTAMGYAFQMIVMCEGTSRGLQWDEFFSPISYHDQLQPGHIVLMLILDSILYLLIAMYVEKIRPGLYGVPLPWYFPFTKSFWRPNKSKVSEITRKDGADREYNDALLKVVHDEEPKGVPMGVNIQNLTKVYRGRKKAVDNLNLRMYENEITVLLGHNGAGKTTTISMLTGMVPPTSGNALINGYSIVNETAMARKSLGICPQHNVLFPDLTVAEHIIFYSRLKGIHGNKINEEVDHFVKLLELEEKRDVTSNKLSGGQKRRLSVGAAMCGSSRVVLLDEPTSGLDPAARRALWDLLQKEKKGRTMILTTHFMDEADVLGDRIAIMSGGRLQCVGTPYFLKKHYGIGYKLTIVKADNCVVDDVTKFFKAYVPDIKENTNIGSELTYILPNDNVSKFPEMLKEFEAKKESLHVSSYGLSVTSLEEVFMKAGAEDTEAASAKQNNHTAAERPYADTAVVPMACNANHLMDNEPIQKVRGFKLLKNHIKAMFLKLAYNSMTNKLTALIQFVTPIINITISVIISRSWKFLSQLPPLTLSLESGFPTTQTLLSQDGLADGSIEAKTMNAYKSYFKSSTYPHMALTDIGTSDLGKFYLKLSDSDLQRVRYEVLTGATFGSRNITAWYSNYGYHDSAISLAMVNNAILGALSPGSTLRIINHPLPYSIENLVKVMATGSSMGFQFAFNIGFCLAFVTAFLVLFVIKERISGAKLLQRVSGVRPAVMWVSALVWDWLWLFLIYLCIIVTLACFQEATLSTPAELGRVLLVLMVFSLAMIPIHYLASFYFEAAATGFSKMCFMNIFTGCMPFLITELLRLPEVGSPFYAHLFDWIFSPLPIYCISRSFRDMSVSSFSLLACDALCDQLNIDNCTRLTICHKLNLSVCCIEDDPFMMWSEPGIGRYLFMMSAVGITAFTILLIKEYELLNKVFYSSSQQPAKALSEEDSDVAAERAAVQSLTRPQFAHHSLVCRDLTKFYKEFLAVNRLTFAVNKAECFGLLGINGAGKTSTFRMLTGDAHISAGDAFVHGLSIKTHIQDVYRHIGYCPQFDALFDNLTGRETLRIFCLLRGIPARVGNARALHLATQLGFMRHYDKKVHECSGGTKRKISTAVALLGDSPLVFLDEPTTGMDPASKRLVWSAISEAVLSGRSIVLTSHSMEECEALCSRLTVMVAGRLHCLGPLQHLKSKFSQGYTLIIKCSAGPERDTNVNNIDRYVTRNFTEARLIETYLGISTYYLNDVGLPWWRVFHIMEEARSQFPIEDYSVSQTTLEQVFLRFTRIHGNNEV